In Nomascus leucogenys isolate Asia chromosome 8, Asia_NLE_v1, whole genome shotgun sequence, a single genomic region encodes these proteins:
- the SOX4 gene encoding transcription factor SOX-4 — translation MVQQTNNAENTEALLAGESSDSGAGIELGIASSPTPGSTASTGGKADDPSWCKTPSGHIKRPMNAFMVWSQIERRKIMEQSPDMHNAEISKRLGKRWKLLKDSDKIPFIREAERLRLKHMADYPDYKYRPRKKVKSGNANSSSSAAASSKPGEKGDKVGGSGGGGHGGGGGGGSSNVGGGGSGASGGGANSKPAQKKSCGSKVAGGAGGGVSKPHAKLILAGGGGGGGKAAAAAAASSFAAEQAGAAALLPLGAAADHHSLYKARTPSASASASSAASASAALAAPGKHLAEKKVKRVYLFGGLGTSSSPVGGVGAGADPSDPLGLYEEEGAGCSPDAPSLSGRSSAASSPAAGRSPADHRGYASLRAASPAPSSAPSHASSSASSHSSSSSSSGSSSSDDEFEDDLLDLNPSSNFESMSLGSFSSSSALDRDLDFNFEPGSASHFEFPDYCTPEVSEMISGDWLESSISNLVFTY, via the coding sequence atggtgcagcaaaccaacaatGCCGAGAACACGGAAGCGCTGCTGGCCGGCGAGAGCTCGGACTCGGGCGCCGGCATCGAGCTGGGAATCGCCTCCTCCCCCACGCCCGGCTCCACCGCCTCCACGGGCGGCAAGGCCGACGACCCGAGCTGGTGTAAGACCCCGAGCGGGCACATCAAGCGGCCCATGAACGCCTTCATGGTGTGGTCGCAGATCGAGCGGCGCAAGATCATGGAGCAGTCGCCCGACATGCACAACGCCGAGATCTCCAAGCGGCTGGGCAAACGCTGGAAGCTGCTCAAAGACAGCGACAAGATCCCTTTCATTCGAGAGGCGGAGCGGCTGCGCCTCAAGCACATGGCTGACTACCCCGACTACAAGTACCGGCCCAGGAAGAAGGTGAAGTCCGGCAACGCCAACTCCAGCTCCTCGGCCGCCGCCTCCTCCAAGCCGGGGGAAAAGGGAGACAAGGTCGGTGGCAGCGGTGGGGGCGGCCatgggggcggcggcggcggcgggagcaGCAACGTGGGGGGAGGAGGCAGCGGTGCGAGTGGCGGCGGCGCCAACTCCAAACCGGCGCAGAAAAAGAGCTGCGGCTCCAAAGTGGCGGGCGGCGCGGGCGGCGGGGTCAGCAAACCGCACGCCAAGCTCATCCTggcaggcggcggcggcggcggcgggaaaGCAGCggctgccgccgccgcctcctccttCGCCGCCGAACAGGCGGGGGCCGCCGCCCTGCTGCCCCTGGGCGCCGCCGCCGACCACCACTCGCTGTACAAGGCGCGGACTCCCAGCGCCTCGGCCTCCGCCTCCTCGGCAGCCTCGGCCTCCGCAGCGCTCGCGGCCCCGGGCAAGCACCTGGCGGAGAAGAAGGTGAAGCGCGTCTACCTGTTCGGCGGCCTGGGCACGTCGTCGTCGCCCGTGGGCGGCGTGGGCGCGGGAGCCGACCCCAGCGACCCCCTGGGCCTGTACGAGGAGGAGGGCGCGGGCTGCTCGCCCGACGCGCCGAGCCTGAGCGGCCGCAGCAGCGCCGCCTCGTCCCCCGCCGCCGGCCGCTCGCCCGCCGACCACCGCGGCTACGCCAGCCTGCGCGCCGCCTCGCCCGCCCCGTCCAGCGCGCCCTCGCACGCGTCCTCCTCGGCCTCGTCccactcctcctcttcctcctcctcggGCTCCTCGTCCTCCGACGACGAGTTCGAAGACGACCTGCTCGACCTGAACCCCAGCTCAAACTTTGAGAGCATGTCCCTGGGCAGCTTCAGTTCGTCGTCGGCGCTCGACCGGGACCTGGATTTTAACTTCGAGCCCGGCTCCGCCTCGCACTTCGAGTTCCCGGACTACTGCACGCCGGAGGTGAGCGAGATGATCTCGGGAGACTGGCTCGAGTCCAGCATCTCCAACCTGGTTTTCACCTACTGA